A single Triticum dicoccoides isolate Atlit2015 ecotype Zavitan chromosome 2A, WEW_v2.0, whole genome shotgun sequence DNA region contains:
- the LOC119359558 gene encoding uncharacterized protein LOC119359558 has protein sequence MALDGRALPQPAAACVPAVQAARPWAEDSGANSSTEGRERGILQRSAVEVEVDVRLLWDDEGRMKRELVAWAKAVASMAIRESMRC, from the coding sequence ATGGCTTTGGATGGCAGGGCCTTGCCTCAGCCGGCGGCTGCCTGCGTTCCCGCCGTCCAGGCGGCGAGGCCGTGGGCGGAGGACAGCGGTGCTAATTCGTCTACGGAGGGGAGGGAAAGGGGCATACTGCAGAGGAGCgccgtggaggtggaggtggatgtGCGGCTGCTGTGGGACGACGAGGGGAGGATGAAGCGGGAGCTGGTCGCCTGGGCCAAGGCCGTGGCGTCCATGGCCATCAGGGAGTCGATGCGGTGCTAA